A stretch of the Balearica regulorum gibbericeps isolate bBalReg1 chromosome 25, bBalReg1.pri, whole genome shotgun sequence genome encodes the following:
- the LOC142605165 gene encoding parathyroid hormone 4-like, with translation MFLPQRSLQMVTFLALLFFACFATCQDTENKRAVTEHQLMHDKGRAFQGLKRLMWLHNALGSVHTARSRDISLSDAMWDSQKSQDPSDLYNSISREEMKPDSSLTKQLLELMQQEPGFPLLKQLDLLQYVKTPKGNWNPQDLFNLLPIKELGSKRNPSTQPQNFSH, from the exons atgttccTGCCCCAGAGATCTCTGCAGATGGTTACATTTTtggcacttcttttttttgcctgttttgcaACATGTCAAGACACTGAAAA TAAAAGAGCAGTGACAGAGCATCAGCTCATGCATGACAAAGGACGGGCGTTTCAAGGGCTGAAGCGCCTGATGTGGCTCCACAATGCGCTAGGTAGCGTGCACACAGCCCGCAGCAGGGATATTTCGCTTTCAGACGCCATGTGGGATTCGCAGAAGAGCCAAGATCCCTCAGATCTCTACAACAGCATCAGCAGAGAAGAGATGAAGCCTGATTCAAGCCTGACGAAGCAGCTGCTGGAACTGATGCAACAAGAGCCTGGCTTCCCCCTATTAAAGCAGCTGGATTTGCTGCAGTATGTGAAGACCCCAAAGGGTAACTGGAACCCACAAGACCTTTTCAACCTCCTTCCAATCAAAGAGCTGGGCAGCAAGAGAAATCCTAGCACCCAGCCACAGAACTTTTCCCACTAG
- the STK38 gene encoding serine/threonine-protein kinase 38, producing MVAHARCCSGPWGARPVGAGGGGSGGGVSVVPVLFLHPPDPPRLSAASSPGLAAPGPRRRLRLLAAPLPGGSVMAMTGPTPCSSMSNHTKERVTMTKVTLENFYSNLIAQHEEREMRQKKLEQMMEEEGLKDEEKRIRRSAHAQKETEFLRLKRTRLGLEDFESLKVIGRGAFGEVRLVQKKDTGHVYAMKILRKADMLEKEQVGHIRAERDILVEADSLWVVKMFYSFQDKLNLYLIMEFLPGGDMMTLLMKKDTLTEEETQFYIAETVLAIDSIHQLGFIHRDIKPDNLLLDSKGHVKLSDFGLCTGLKKAHRTEFYRNLNHSLPSDFTFQNMNSKRKAETWKRNRRQLAFSTVGTPDYIAPEVFMQTGYNKLCDWWSLGVIMYEMLIGYPPFCSETPQETYKKVMNWKETLTFPPEVPISDKAKDLILRFCCEWEHRIGASGVEEIKSNPFFEGVDWEHIRERPAAISIEIKSIDDTSNFDEFPESDILKPTVVTSNHPETDYKNKDWVFINYTYKRFEGLTARGAIPSYMKAGK from the exons ATGGTGGCGCATGCGCGGTGCTGTAGCGGTCCCTGGGGTGCTCGTCCCGTCGGTGCGGGGGGCGGCGGTAGCGGCGGGGGGGTTTCGGTAGTCCCGGTGTTGTTTCTTCATCCGCCAGATCCGCCCCGCCTCTCCGCAGCCTCTTCGCCTGGCTTGGCGGCGCCGGGACCCCGCCGTCGCCTTCGGCTCCTCGCTGCCCCCCTGCCGGGGGGCTCCG tCATGGCAATGACAGGCCCAACACCGTGCTCGTCCATGAGTAATCACACCAAGGAGCGAGTTACGATGACAAAGGTGACATTAGAAAACTTCTACAGCAATCTCATCGCACAGCATGAAGAACGAGAGATGAg ACAGAAGAAGCTAGAACAAATGATGGAAGAAGAAGGGTTAAAAGATGAAGAG AAAAGAATCAGGAGGTCAGCACATGCACAAAAGGAAACAGAGTTTCTTCGCCTGAAGAGAACAAGGCTTGGGTTGGAAGACTTTGAGTCTTTAAAAGTAATAGGCAGAGGAGCATTTGGAGAG GTGCGACTTGTCCAGAAGAAAGATACAGGGCATGTGTATGCAATGAAAATACTACGTAAAGCTGATATGCTTGAAAAGGAGCAG GTTGGCCATATTCGTGCGGAAAGGGACATTCTAGTGGAGGCAGACAGTTTGTGGGTGGTGAAAATGTTCTATAGTTTTCAGGACAAGCTAAACCTCTACCTTATCATGGAGTTCCTGCCAGGAG GTGATATGATGACACTGTTGATGAAAAAAGACACTCTAACAGAAGAAGAGACCCAGTTCTATATAGCTGAGACCGTGCTAGCCATTGATTCTATTCATCAGCTGGGTTTTATCCATCGGGACATAAAGCCAGACAATCTTCTTCTGGATAGCAAG gGCCACGTGAAACTCTCAGATTTTGGTCTATGTACTGGACTAAAGAAAGCCCACAGGACAGAATTTTATAGAAACTTGAACCATAGTCTTCCTAGTGACTTCA CTTTCCAGAACATGAATtccaaaaggaaagcagagactTGGAAGAGAAATAGACGGCAGTTG GCTTTTTCTACTGTGGGAACTCCGGATTACATTGCCCCTGAAGTTTTCATGCAGACCGGATACAACAAGCTTTGTGACTGGTGGTCACTTGGGGTCATCATGTACGAGATGTTGATCG gttATCCACCGTTCTGTTCTGAGACTCCTCAGGAAACATATAAGAAAGTAATGAATTGGAAAGAGACTCTGACATTTCCTCCAGAAGTTCCAATATCTGATAAAGCAAAGGATCTTATTTTAAG ATTTTGCTGTGAATGGGAGCACAGAATTGGTGCATCTGGTGTGGAGGAAATAAAGAGTAACCCATTCTTTGAAGGGGTTGATTGGGAGCATATCAG AGAAAGACCTGCTGCAATTTCGatagaaattaaaagtattGATGATACCTCAAACTTTGATGAATTTCCAGAATCTGATATACTTAAACCAACAG TGGTAACAAGCAACCATCCAGAGACTGACTACAAGAACAAAGACTGGGTCTTTATCAATTACACCTACAAGCGTTTTGAAGGTCTGACAGCCCGAGGAGCAATACCATCCTATATGAAAGCAGGAAAGTAA